The DNA sequence CCGACGCGGAGGACCGCCTCTCCCAGATTAGGATCGAGCGAGAGGCCGTGGCCGGGTACTTCGAGAACCTCAGGGGTATGCTGCAGCAGGCGGACACGGTTTCGGCCGACGACTGAGTTCCGCCTTCCGGGCGGACCGCCCAGAGGGGGACTGAGTGAAGATCCAGAACGCGTTCCGAGTCGGCCTGATCGGCACCCTCGGCGTCGGCCTGGGCGTCCTGATCCTGACCTCGATCGTGAGCCTGGCCACGATCATCACCTACATCGGTGCCGCGCTGTTCCTGGCGCTCGGGATCGAGCCGCTCATCTCCTTCCTGGAGCGACGGAAGTTCCCGCGCTGGGCCGCCTTGGTCGTCACGCTCGTGGTCATCGTCGGCGCCTTCGTCGGCCTGATCTGGGCGATCGTCCCCGTCGCGGTCGGCCAGGCGTCGCAGCTCGTCCAGAACACGATCAACTGGGTCAACAACGGCGGAGCCGAGAAGTGGTTCCTCAGCCTCCAGCATCAGTTCCCGACCATCGTCAACCAGCAGAACATCGACGCGGTCACCCAGTGGCTGCAGAAGAACCTCCCGGACATCACGTCCAAGGTCCTGCAGACCGGCATCGGGATCGTGCAGGGCGCGTTCGGCGTCATCATCGTCGTGATCCTGACGATCTACTTCACGGCGTCGCTGCCGAGCATCAAGCGCGCGGCCTACCAGCTCGTGCCGGCCTCCCGCCGCTCGCGCTTCGCCGATCTGGGCGACCAGATCACGGACTCGGTCGGCAAGTACGTCGGCGGCCAGGTCTCGCTCGCGCTCGTCAACGGCGTGCTCAGCGCGATCTTCCTGACGATCATCGGCGCGAAGTTCCCGATCCTGCTCGCGTCGATCGCGTTCTTCTTCTCGCTGATCCCGCTCGTCGGCACGATCACCGGCTCGGTCATCATCGTCGCGGTCTGCTTCTTCTCCGGCCCCCCGACCGCCATCGCCGCGGCGATCTACTACATCGTGTACATGCAGGTGGAGGCATACGTCCTGAGCCCGCGGATCATGAACCGCGCGGTGTCGGTGCCGGGCGCGCTCGTGGTGGTCGCGGCCCTCGCGGGCGGGACGCTGCTGGGCATCCTCGGCGCGCTGGTCGCCATCCCGTTCGCCGCGGCGATCCTGCTCATCATCAAGCAGGTCGTCATCCCGCGGCAGAACGAGCTCTAACCCGCCGCCACGGCACCTCAGGCCGGTGGCCGCGTCACGCCGGCGGCCACTGCGTCGGCAGCGGCGCCGCGGCGGGGTTCATCCGCTCCACGATCTCGTCCAGCACGCGGCGGGTCTGGTTCTCCCCCACCCAGAGGTGCTTGCCGCCCTCGACGTCGACCAGCTCGATCTGCGGCAGCGGCTTGAACCGCTCCGCCGCCTCCGCCGGCTGCAGGTAGTCGTCGTGCTCGGGGATCAGCGCCACGATCGGCCGGTGGTCCCCCGCCCAGGCGGCCAGGTGCTCCGGCTTGGCACGGTGCAGCGGAGGCGAGAGCAGGATGATCCCGTCCACCGGGCACTCCCGTCCGTACATGAGCGCGAGCTCGGTGCCGAACGACCAGCCGAGCAGCCACGGGTGCGGGAGGCCGCGCTCGGCGACGAAGGCCATGGCCGCCTCCACGTCGTAGCGCTCGTCCACCCCGTGGCCGAACTCGCCCTGGCTGCGCCCGCGCGGCGACGCGGTGCCCCGCGTGTTGAACCGCAGCACGGCGATGTCGGCCAGCGCAGGAAGCCGGCCCGCCGCCTTCCGCAGGATGTGGGAGTCCATGAAGCCGCCGCCGGTCGGGAGCGGGTGCAGCGTGACGAGGGTCGCGACCGGTTCCCGGTCGAGCGGGGACGCCAGCTCGCCGACGAGGGTCAGCCCGTCCCTGGTGCGGAGTTCGATGTCCTCGCGCCGGGCGGGCAGCTCGACGCCGCCGCGGATCTCGATCGGCCCCGGAGCGCTGTCCGTCATTCCACTGTCTCCCTCACTCACGCGACCCGCCAGCACGACGGGTGCCAGTGCCGGCGCGCGGCGAGGTCCGCCGCGTCGCCCATCACACCGTCGGCGCGCCACGCGACCAGGTGGGCGACGCCAGGACCGATCTCGCGGCCGCAACCGGGGCACACATAGCTCTTCTGCGCCTGCACGGCCGACACGGGCTGCACGTTCCATTCGACGCCGCGCCGCACCTCCGTGCGCCGCCAGCCCGCGAGGAGCCGGTCCAAGCCGTCCTGCTCCTCTTCACGCTGCTCGCCGTGGCGGCGGCGGGGACGATTGCTGCGGGGCACCGCTCCAGTCTATGCAGGACGCGGCTGTCCCCCGCCGACCCACGCGCAGTACCATCGGCGGCATGAGCGACGACGCTCGAGATCGCGACGCCCGCAACACGGATGCTCTGACCGCGCAATTCCTGGCCACCGAGCACTGGAGCCTCCTCGCTTCGCGCAGCACGACGCAGAGCGAGGTGCTGACGCGGATCAGCATGCTCCTGACGCTGATGTCGGCCGCTCTGGTGAGCATCGCGCTGGTCGGCCAGGCCACGGACTTCGCCGGCATCTTCCCGACCTTCGCGGACGCGCTGCTCGGACTCGTCGTGGTGGTGGGGGTGCTCACACAGGTGCGCGTCACGAACGTGTCCATGGAGGACCTCATGTACGTGCTCGCCATGAACCGCCTCCGCGCCGAATACGTGCGGCTGGCCCCTGACGTCGCACGGGCGCTCTCCACGTCGTGGCACGACGACCGGGAGGGCGTCACACGCACCTACTATTTCCTGGGCCGCCGCGGGCAGAGCCCGGTGTTCGGCAGCAGCATGATGTTCACGTTCGTCGTGAACGGCGCGCTCGTCGGCCTGTTCCTCGGCGTCGTGCTGGCGACGAGCGGCGTCGACATCACGGCGGCGTGGATCGTCGGCGTCGCCGGCGCTGTCGGCTACCTCATCGTCTCCGTGTGGATCGACATGCGGCTCTACTACCGATTCTGGCGCGCATACACGCCGACGTCGCCCGGTGCGAGCCGTCCGCCGTCGACCGGCGAGTGATCGAGTCCGCTCAGTACCAGCCGGTGGACTGCGAGTGCGCCCAGGCGCCGCACGGGTTCGTGTAGCGGCCGGCGATGTAGCCCAGGCCCCACGAGATCTGCACGGAGGCGTCCGTCTGCCAGCCCGGGCCCATCTTGCTGCCGGGGAGGGCCTGCGGGATGCCGTAGGCCCCGCTCGGGTTGGACGCGTTCACGCGCCAGCCGGACTCCCGGTTCCAGAGCGAGACGAGGCAGCTGTACTGGTCGTCGCCCCAGCCGCGGGACTGCACCATCTGGTACGCGATCGCCTGAGCAGTGCCCGGCGACGGGATGGGAGCGGACGGGGCGCTCGAACCGCCGGAGGAGGAAGACGAGGACGACGACTTCGTCGGCGTGGGCGTCGGTGTCGGCGTGGGCGTCGGCTTGACCCCCAGCGTGTCGCGCGTGACGGCCGTCTCCGACGCGTTCGGCGCGGTGAGGCTCTGCACGGGGACGGCGCCGTAGCGCGAGTCCTGCTGGATGCTCTGGATCGTGTCCGCGTAGGCCGGCGTCGCCGCGGAGCCCGAATACGGGTCGACGACGTTGACCAGCGCGAATCCGACGGCGGCCGTGAAGGCGAACCCCCAGATGACGGCGCGCGAACGGACATGAGGCCGTCGCGAACGGCGGAATGCGACTCCGACCGGGTTGGCAGGGGTCAGCGGAACGAGCTCTGCTGCTTCTTGTCTACCCACGATCACAGAACCATAACGAACATTTCAGCGGATTCCAACACGGAGCTCCCCTATTCAGGTAACGGCCAGGATCAGCGGACCGCGAGCATCACGTCCGTGACGCTGTCCAGGAGGAGGTCCACTTGGGCCTCACGGTACCCCCCTCGTTGCTCACGGAAAGTGACCGTGCGAACTTCTTCGACACTCATCGGGCGGCCGTCCTGGAAGTACTTCACGAGCCGTCCGGCGAAGCGGTCGACGTCCTGGCGGTTGTAGCCGAGGGTCAGGAAGCTCACCCGCTGGAAGCGGTTGCCGACCGGGCGCTCCAGCCGGTCCAGGATCGCCTGGGCCGACGTGCGGGCGTCCTCGAACCACGACGAGTCGCGGCCGCCGCCACGGGCGTAGTCGCGCTCACGGGCCGCGAAGGCGTCCTCCAGGCGCTCCAGGGCCGCGTCCACGTGCGAGGTCGAGTAGCCGCCTTTGGCCATCGAGAACGCCGTGTGGCGGATGTCGGAGGCCGACAGGCCGCCAGGGGTCGAGGGGTCGGAGTCGTAGGCGCGACGGGCGGCGACGAGGAACTCGTCGACCTGTGCCACGTCGTAGCCTGGCTTCGACTTGGGGCTCCGGGGAAAGGTGCTCACCAGCACATTCTGTCAGGAGAAGATGAGGAACAGCACGTAGGTGGCCGCCGCGGACGGAAGGATCGAGTCCAGCCGGTCGAGGAAGCCGCCGTGGCCGGGCAGCCACGAACTCATGTCCTTGATGCCCAGATCGCGCTTGATGAGCGACTCGGCGAGGTCGCCCGCCGTCGCCGTGAGCAGCGCCACGACGCCGAAGATCACGCCGAACCACCAGGGCTCGTGGATCATGAAGACCGAGATCAGGACGCCCGCGACGATCGCCGCCACCGCGGCCCCGGCGAAGCCCTCCCAGGTCTTCTTGGGGCTGATGCTCGGCGCCATCGGATGCCGGCCCCAGGACAGCCCGCTCGCGTACGCGCCGGTGTCGACCGCGACGACCACGATCAAGAAGCCGAGCACCCACCACTCGCCGCCGTTCTCCGCCAGCAGCAGGATGGCGAACGAGCCGAGCAGGGTCACGTACATCTGCACGAGCACGCTCCACGCCAGGTCGCGGGCGAGCGCCACTCCCCCGGCGCGCTTGGCCGGGAGCGCGGCCTCCTCGATCAGCCGCCAGACCACGACCAGGACGATGCCGGACGCCAGCGCCACGAGCTGACCGCCCGCGTGGAACCAGAAGGTCGCCGGCACGATCGCGAGCGAGGCGATCAGCGACGGCGTGCGCGGCACGCGCCTCCCTGCCGCGCGGAAGGCCTGGGTGAGCTCGAACGCGGCGAA is a window from the Leifsonia shinshuensis genome containing:
- a CDS encoding AI-2E family transporter, with the translated sequence MKIQNAFRVGLIGTLGVGLGVLILTSIVSLATIITYIGAALFLALGIEPLISFLERRKFPRWAALVVTLVVIVGAFVGLIWAIVPVAVGQASQLVQNTINWVNNGGAEKWFLSLQHQFPTIVNQQNIDAVTQWLQKNLPDITSKVLQTGIGIVQGAFGVIIVVILTIYFTASLPSIKRAAYQLVPASRRSRFADLGDQITDSVGKYVGGQVSLALVNGVLSAIFLTIIGAKFPILLASIAFFFSLIPLVGTITGSVIIVAVCFFSGPPTAIAAAIYYIVYMQVEAYVLSPRIMNRAVSVPGALVVVAALAGGTLLGILGALVAIPFAAAILLIIKQVVIPRQNEL
- a CDS encoding alpha/beta hydrolase; protein product: MTDSAPGPIEIRGGVELPARREDIELRTRDGLTLVGELASPLDREPVATLVTLHPLPTGGGFMDSHILRKAAGRLPALADIAVLRFNTRGTASPRGRSQGEFGHGVDERYDVEAAMAFVAERGLPHPWLLGWSFGTELALMYGRECPVDGIILLSPPLHRAKPEHLAAWAGDHRPIVALIPEHDDYLQPAEAAERFKPLPQIELVDVEGGKHLWVGENQTRRVLDEIVERMNPAAAPLPTQWPPA
- a CDS encoding lytic transglycosylase domain-containing protein — encoded protein: MGRQEAAELVPLTPANPVGVAFRRSRRPHVRSRAVIWGFAFTAAVGFALVNVVDPYSGSAATPAYADTIQSIQQDSRYGAVPVQSLTAPNASETAVTRDTLGVKPTPTPTPTPTPTKSSSSSSSSGGSSAPSAPIPSPGTAQAIAYQMVQSRGWGDDQYSCLVSLWNRESGWRVNASNPSGAYGIPQALPGSKMGPGWQTDASVQISWGLGYIAGRYTNPCGAWAHSQSTGWY
- a CDS encoding DivIVA domain-containing protein, yielding MSTFPRSPKSKPGYDVAQVDEFLVAARRAYDSDPSTPGGLSASDIRHTAFSMAKGGYSTSHVDAALERLEDAFAARERDYARGGGRDSSWFEDARTSAQAILDRLERPVGNRFQRVSFLTLGYNRQDVDRFAGRLVKYFQDGRPMSVEEVRTVTFREQRGGYREAQVDLLLDSVTDVMLAVR
- a CDS encoding phosphatidate cytidylyltransferase, which encodes MSEGSSPGAPRTPASGRRGKAAARAELRRAQVQATRADFERQVLARKAQLDATNERIAARTGRNLILAILIGLGGGALLVLSLVFVKELFLVFGAAMIGFAAFELTQAFRAAGRRVPRTPSLIASLAIVPATFWFHAGGQLVALASGIVLVVVWRLIEEAALPAKRAGGVALARDLAWSVLVQMYVTLLGSFAILLLAENGGEWWVLGFLIVVVAVDTGAYASGLSWGRHPMAPSISPKKTWEGFAGAAVAAIVAGVLISVFMIHEPWWFGVIFGVVALLTATAGDLAESLIKRDLGIKDMSSWLPGHGGFLDRLDSILPSAAATYVLFLIFS